CCCCTGGtatcatataaacacacacaagaCATGGAAGAGTGTCGAATTACAGGAAAGTAGCTTTAAAATTGCTAAATTCTCAACGCCAGCAAGAGGGGTTTGGAATCGCATGGGTTGTGAATTTATTTTATTACGCCAATAAATGACCTTTGCCGCCTAGGACATTTTGTGTTACttgaccttctcaaatagtacttgagtaacCCTTTGCTAGAGTCCTGTTAAAAGCAGCCAATGACATCCATGTGTAGAACATTACTGGAGAAACACTACACCTGATCTGCACTTCTGTTTCCCTTCCCAGGAAATCCCAGATGGATTTAGAGACTGCGTTGCAGGATAGTGCCAGAGCCCTTGACCTCTTCCTCAACAACCGGTTCTCTGACGCCTTGGATCTCCTCAGACCCTGGTGTGTCCCATTCACCATCATCATAGCCTGCCTTGAGGCTTTACATCCTTTGAACTGCTCATGTCTGTCTCTAATAGTGATTGATGGTGACCTGTTCGGTAAAGTGTATTCTACTGCAATATTGCCAACACAAATTGTCCAAATTGGCTACCAGAAACTGTCCACTTTCTCTCAGTGTATATTCATTGGTTGGTCACATTGGATCCATTTCTCAATAAAATGCTTCTTGAGTTTCTTCTGTTTCTGAAGGGTTTTGTCATGTTCTTTCAGGAGGAGCCAGAGTATGTACCACGCTGTGGGCTACAGCAGCATGCTGGCCATGCAGGCGGGCATGACCTTTGAACCCAAGGATGTTGAAAACGCCATGACTGCTCTGAAGGAGTCTCTGCAGACGTGCCAGATGTACGGTTTTGCTTCTCTCATAGAAATGACATGAATGTAGGGCATCTAGTTCTAGAGTTTCAATTGCCAATGCATTGAAGAAGCTTTCTCACACATCAGATTCAGACATTGCAGGACTTACAGCTAGAGTCTTGAATCGAAGCAATAGCTAATCGgccaccccgcctctgttttggtaaaaagctgaaggATGGACCTGGAGTAATGCAACTATGGATGATGCAAGGTCTGTTAGTTTGCAAACATTGGAGTTAACCAAATTtacattttgggttctgatggggtatgacagttgaactaagctcatgaggcatttatctgtgttatattcttcaagaatcaatcgTAGTGCACATATTACACATTTTTGTCCAAAggtggatgtagcaactaaggattctaacTTTAACACAGTACGTTATCTCATCACAGGTTCCGGAAGAAGACTACCATGGTGGAGGCCATCACTGAAATGTTTTACAAGCAGCCAGCTGACGACTTAACTGAAGGTGTGATGGGCTACCATCTCCGTGATGGTTGTAGGTTATAAAGGATGATATCAGTATGTCGACATCTGGACATTCATACTTGTAGTATGTATGATGCATGACAATGTGAAAATGAGTATGTAGTATGTGTCATCCATACTGAAATGTACATGTTTCATGACTGGCCTTTTGATTTCATGTATTTGGGTTGTCATACTTCAGCTTCAGGATGCCCAGCACACATGGGGTTAAAATACTATTTGCTGTACCAAAATTATAATGTATGCACAGTATAGTTTATttagaaagttttcagaccccattacttttaccacattttgttaagttacagacttattctaaaatgtattaaattgtttttcaatctacacacacaataccccataatgacaaagcaaaaataagtttttagaaatgtttgcacgtTTACGTACgtgttcaaaccctttactcagtactttgttgaagcacctttggcagcaattacagccttggttcttcttgggtatgtgcctcaacacaatcctgttttggggctctacggacaattcctttgacctcatggcttggtttttgctctgacatgcactgtcaactgtgggaccttagacagatgtgtgcctttccaaatcatgtccaatcaattgaatttaccacagatggactccaatcaatggaaacaggatgaacctgagctcaatttcaaagggtcaatagcaaagggtctgaattattTTGTATATACATTTCTATGTTATGCAAAAATATCTGAacctgttattgtgtgtgtagattgacaaatgtatttaatcaatttcagaataaggcaaCGTAACAATGTGGCAAAAGGGAAGGggtcctgaatactttccgaatgcactgtttacATATACTACATCCACATTGGTTTAAATGTGTGGGTCTATTCTGGACTTTGACTGACCGGCATCTCTCTTTGTTTGCTCCTTGCCCGCTGCAGAGGAGATGCATGCGGAGTTGTGCTATGCTGAGGCGCTATTGCAGAAGGCTGCACTCACTTTTCTGGACGAGAGCATGATCAGCTTCATCAAAGGAGGCATCAAGATCCGCAACAGCTTTCTGATCTACAAGTGGGcagttttctttcttttttttcttcttcacacGACTGacccaaaccaagctgtactgagctgGCCTGGTTTCACATGAACTGGTTGATGATATAATGTGAAAAGGATATTATGTTTCGTGTTTGGGTAGTCCAGTCACAGGCGGctggtgacaccttaattggggaggacaggctcaaagtaatggctggaatggtatcAAGCACATCAAAGgttgtttccatatgtttgataccattcactccattccagttTATTATTAGCTGCCGCCGTCatcctctcaccagcctcctgtgcttCCAGTATAAGAATGACTGTTCACAGAATTGATGCAGTAGAAAGAAATGAATCAAACGTTATCAAGCAGTGATTGTTTTTAGCAGGGTCACATTTGAGAGTCAAGTATTTTGGGAGATCTTGCATGGTTGATAGTGTACTCAAGTTCATAGTTCAATATATGTCATTCTGTCCATGAGCTGctgttgtctattaatgttctgtattatgtcatgtttagtAGCAAtgtctaatggggatccttataaAATAACCAAATACCTGTTTGGCTCCTCTCTACCAGGGAATGTGATGATATGTCAACCATGGCAAAGAACCAGTCTGACCAGATGAGCACACAAGCTCACTTCAGGAGCGGTGTGAACATGGGCATTGGTTCATTTAACTTGGTAAGAGCGTTGGTGTTTAGTGTTTCAGCTTCAGCGTTATGGGTGAGGTAGAAGATGGTAGGACAGGCAGATGAATAAGAGTTGCTAAAGCGGTCAAATGTAAGattacaaatatttttttctcaactCAAATTATGAATGTTTTTATTTTCTATtggctgtttttttttctttgacATGAAAGGGGGATTTTTGTTTTGTGGTCCTCAGATGCTGAGGTCACTATCTTCACCGTTTGGTTTTCCTCTTTCAGTATTTGTCTCTCTTGCCGAGCAAGGTCCTCAGACTACTGGAGTGGATGGGTTTCTCTGGAGACCGGGTAGGTGACGAGAAGCAGTCTCACCACTTCTTTCTCTGACAGACTATTCAGCATCACACACCGGCCGCCTTGCAAAATACTCCTTTTCTCTTGGATAGTCCGAGAGGGGAGTCtttttttcaaagtaattattGTCCCCCAAAAACTGAGTGCTTGCATAAGTCAAAAAAGAATACATCTGTAAATGTTTGAAATTATAAATTTCTTTAGTTTACTTCCCATTATGCCTCATAATTAAGCCAATGACGATGCAATGAAGTGGGTGTTGTTGACAGAGGCTTGTTTTGCAGGAAGTGGGTCTGTCCCAGCTGAGGGAGGGGGCAGCCAGCAACAGCCTGCGCTCCATCCTCAGCACTCTGTGCCTCCTGATGTACCACCTCTACATCAGCGTCATACTGGGtaaggtacagatctaggatcagctttccctCCCCGAAACCTTACCATAACCTGGGAACCCTAAATTGGGGAAAACCCAAAAATGACCCAAGACCTGTGTCTAGGGGAAACATTGACCTACTCCTCAAATGCCACACTGGCCACTGGAGTTTTGAGGATAAaggatgccctctggtggtgacAATGCTAAACTGCTCCATTGTTACTACAGTACTGTGATCATCAACTGTCGCAGTCACGCTTTACAAAGTCACTTTGACTCCAGCTGGTTTCTTATGTGAAGAGCATTTAATCCATTTGTATGGACTATTAGGCTGTGTTCACACAGGCAGCCCAGTTGTGATCTCTTTTCCACTCAtttatcttttgaccaatcaggtcTTTTCACATCAAATCTTTTTCAGAACTGATCTGATTGGATATAAGACGATTTATTGAAAATTATagaattggactgcctgtgtaaatgtaTACTTAGATAATGGGTTTTAATTTACAACAGCCATTAGGGTTGATTGATGCCTTGTCTTTCCTTCTCTATAGGTACTGGTGAGCCGAACCTGGTAGAGTCTGATGTTCTTCTGGAGCCCTACATTGAAAAGTTCCCCAATGTAAGTGAACAGTCCTCCTCCTGCAAGGTCTTCCCACTTGCCCTTCTCCTCCGTTAACATTGACTGTGGTTGTTCTCTAGGGGGCCCTCATTCTCTTCTACCAGGCCAGGATTGCTGTGCTCAAGGGTAACTTTGAATTTGTGAGTAATCTCCCTTTTTAAGAATGGCATCTTCATACATTTTCCTGAGTAGTATTCATTAggtaccaaatggaagaaaacataACTGGGAGTAACTTCCTAAACTTGTCCAATGAGAAACGCTTGTGTTCTGTTGGAAAGCATTTTGCTATgctgtgccctaatgaatatgaccctgtcTGCTATGTTACAAGTTACAAGTTATAAAACTAACAAGAACCATATCTCCTTGTTTTGTGTATCTGTTCGCCAGGCCCAAAAGAAGTTCCTGGAGTGCATAGCGGCGCAGCAGGAGTGGCGTCAGATCCACCATCTGTGTTACTGGGAGCTGATGTGGTCCTACTCCTTCCAGCAGGACTGGCTGGAGGCCTACCAGTATGCAGACCTTCTCTGCAAAGAGAGCAAGTGGTCCCAGGTATAGTACACCTGTAGCAGCCTGACTAAAACATTTAGGATGGAGTTCCCAGGTATAATACACCTGTAGCAGCCTGACTAAAACATTTAGGATGGATTTTCCAGGTATAGTACACacactttttgttgttgtcacatacactggaaaggtgcagtaaaatgtgttgttttacagggtctgCCATAGTGGTACGATGCCCCTGGTGCAGATTAAGATCAAGTGGACTTCgatagatttttcaccttgtcggctcgggtatatgaaccagtgacctttcggttactggcccaacactaaccgctaggctacctgctgccctagcAGCCTAACTAAAACCATTTTACTTCCCGGTCACAGATTAAGGTCCTTTTCCAGTTTTccagtaactctcctctcctcttctacactttattttttatttttgaacCCTTACGGTCTTTCCATCTTGCTCTTTACAGCTCCCCCATGTTCTAACACTGGTATATTCCCTGGAGGTCTGGGTACAGATGGGTCATATTCATTGTGACTTTTGGTCTCTCCTGGCAGGCTATGTACGTGTTCCAGAAAGCTTCCATCCTCAGCATGATGCCAGAGGAGGAGGTGAAGAAAACTGGGGAGAATGTGGAACAGTTGTTCAGGTATGTGTTGTCAATAAAGACGCATTTTACTTGTATGGCACCCAAAGATACTATACAACTTGAAAAGAAAGTAGGTCCACACCAAAAAAAAAGATGACTATATATTCAGGATGGCataaatgtaatatttacatGAATCATAAACTGAACAGAAGGCACTGTTACACAGGGAAGGTGGGTTGTTAAGGTTTATAGCTATGGCTACTTTCATGTGTCTTATAGGCAAGTGGAGAGCCTGCGGCTGCGGATTGCAGGGAAGTCTATCCCAACGGAGAAGTTCGCCGCGAAGAAGGCTCAGCGGTACAGCGCCGCAACCCCAGTGGCGCTGGTGATTCCTGCCGTGGTGAGAAcacttttttatttgatttattcaaAGCAATATACATGAACTTTTAAAATGTGGTATTTAGGTCTAAAATGCATTTTCCTCATGACAGGAAATGATATACGTTTGGAATGGCTTCACCATCGTTGGCAAAAGGCCTGAACTGACAGAGAGCATTCTGGTCACTATCGAGAAAGCAGAGGAGCAACTGAAGAATGACCCAAGTGAGTTTACCTTCACAATGCTCTAGGTCTAATCTATGGGACGGTGTGGGGGTCTCAAGGGGGAAAAAATAGTCAGGTGTGGTAGAAATGCCAGGGCTGATTTCTGGTCCGTCAGCCCCTGTCTAATACAGAATAAAACCTttttttctctttcctctcccagATCCATCAGAGTACCACGTGGATGACCAGTGCATGGTCCAGATGCTGAAGGGGCTGTGTCTGAGACACCTGGGCCGTCTCGACCAGGCCCAACTCTGCTTCACACACGTCATCTCCAGGTAAGGCTTTTATTGCCATTCACTGATCATTGAGGAATGTGGTTTGTGTGGCTCTTCAGGGGGCAGCCCACCATCTACTAAGACTATTGATGCACCCAAATGTAATAGATCTGTTGGCTTTCTTACAATCTGATTGTTGTGGTGTTTtgtttttacagtgaaaacaggATCAAGCATGACTGCTACCTAGTGCCATACAGCATGTATGAACTGGGTCTTCTCTACAAGCAGCAAGGAGACTTGGGGAAGGCTACCACCACCATAGAAAATGCCAAGTAAGTGTCAATTGAAACCAGCACTACTTTAGATGCATTGTTTACTGCCTAGGATGAAGAATGGATGTTATTAAGACGTATCTGGATGTTTACAGGCTGAACTACAAGGGTTATAGCATGGAGTCGAGGCTACACTTCCGTATCCACGCTGCCCTTAACACAATGGGGACCTCGGTGGCCAAACTTCCACCCCACCGCACGTCAGCTTGAGGACTGTAAAAGGTTGCGTCAatcgaatctggtatcaggataaaatgtgattcagagtcaccgaatatactttaattattcTTATTTAACataagcgataaatggtaaatgcaattttcgtatatacgggttcactgtatcaccatgcagggtaaagcagagaactgactgaaatagtacagacatcttcttttatactgtgacagatgtagttccaactttagagttggcctatcacagtagcgGCTTAGCGTTgtttaaacttgctagcctatcggtggtgcccaggctggtcccagcctcaCAGCACACAGGATCCAGATATCCGGAAGTGTTTGTTGTGAAGTTTGAGCTGAGTTGTCGGTGGCTACACtgctcagttcctgttttcttgttattcagcatttttccatcttgtctcaaccttCTGGTTAGCAcagtcgacaccctagattaacaacagcttttctgcagtcacgctatgttttgtgattaacatgtcctatttctataaggcatatatttttgttaaaaagagaacaaaaccatccttcacaGGATGTAAAGGTAAAATGCGCCACTGCCAACGAGGAATTGCTGAATATCTTGGGTCCATTCTACCTTGATATGGAGGTGTACAGACTTGAAAGAGCCTTGATTATAGTACACTTAGAAAAAGCCTGcacttaaaatgtaaatgttgcaAAATTAGAATTTGAGTCTTTTCTGTAGGGTCGACTCATGACTAGAGATTTGAGTGCATAACTCATTTTAAGCACAAATCTTCCATTGTAATCGATGCATGATTTACAAGAAACGTGTGAGCTACACACTTGGATGTTAAGTTAGGATATGGCCTAAATGTTTTGGCTTTAGCCTTTGATTTGAGTCAAACCTGTACGGTTTGTCTGTTCTCTTATACTTATGTTCTATACACATTATGCTGTTATACATTCTGCTCTAAGTGTTTC
This genomic interval from Salvelinus alpinus chromosome 6, SLU_Salpinus.1, whole genome shotgun sequence contains the following:
- the LOC139579210 gene encoding tetratricopeptide repeat protein 39B-like isoform X2; translated protein: MKSQMDLETALQDSARALDLFLNNRFSDALDLLRPWRSQSMYHAVGYSSMLAMQAGMTFEPKDVENAMTALKESLQTCQMFRKKTTMVEAITEMFYKQPADDLTEEEMHAELCYAEALLQKAALTFLDESMISFIKGGIKIRNSFLIYKECDDMSTMAKNQSDQMSTQAHFRSGVNMGIGSFNLYLSLLPSKVLRLLEWMGFSGDREVGLSQLREGAASNSLRSILSTLCLLMYHLYISVILGTGEPNLVESDVLLEPYIEKFPNGALILFYQARIAVLKGNFEFAQKKFLECIAAQQEWRQIHHLCYWELMWSYSFQQDWLEAYQYADLLCKESKWSQAMYVFQKASILSMMPEEEVKKTGENVEQLFRQVESLRLRIAGKSIPTEKFAAKKAQRYSAATPVALVIPAVEMIYVWNGFTIVGKRPELTESILVTIEKAEEQLKNDPNPSEYHVDDQCMVQMLKGLCLRHLGRLDQAQLCFTHVISSENRIKHDCYLVPYSMYELGLLYKQQGDLGKATTTIENAKLNYKGYSMESRLHFRIHAALNTMGTSVAKLPPHRTSA
- the LOC139579210 gene encoding tetratricopeptide repeat protein 39B-like isoform X1; translation: MAHVKNGNIQKIDPEDPFLLVPDKMKSQMDLETALQDSARALDLFLNNRFSDALDLLRPWRSQSMYHAVGYSSMLAMQAGMTFEPKDVENAMTALKESLQTCQMFRKKTTMVEAITEMFYKQPADDLTEEEMHAELCYAEALLQKAALTFLDESMISFIKGGIKIRNSFLIYKECDDMSTMAKNQSDQMSTQAHFRSGVNMGIGSFNLYLSLLPSKVLRLLEWMGFSGDREVGLSQLREGAASNSLRSILSTLCLLMYHLYISVILGTGEPNLVESDVLLEPYIEKFPNGALILFYQARIAVLKGNFEFAQKKFLECIAAQQEWRQIHHLCYWELMWSYSFQQDWLEAYQYADLLCKESKWSQAMYVFQKASILSMMPEEEVKKTGENVEQLFRQVESLRLRIAGKSIPTEKFAAKKAQRYSAATPVALVIPAVEMIYVWNGFTIVGKRPELTESILVTIEKAEEQLKNDPNPSEYHVDDQCMVQMLKGLCLRHLGRLDQAQLCFTHVISSENRIKHDCYLVPYSMYELGLLYKQQGDLGKATTTIENAKLNYKGYSMESRLHFRIHAALNTMGTSVAKLPPHRTSA